The following coding sequences lie in one Globicephala melas chromosome 15, mGloMel1.2, whole genome shotgun sequence genomic window:
- the TMC5 gene encoding transmembrane channel-like protein 5 isoform X4 has translation MLSSDQVNEIIVEVENVPSGVQSHRSSSQIVPEKTLANSSFSLVSSISDIDVTDSQIFSNWNDKKGKQFLRFSTPVNESFSQTLHSSESTGLDTPCTSHENIQGQKLIASLIPMTFRDRIKAIRNQPRTMEEKRNLRKMVDKEKSKQPRRILEFNGCAQCLNSISLAHRRSKNSLSELFNSISLWQKTLKVIGGKFGTSVLSYFNFLRWLLKFNIFLFIVTFSFIIIPQLTMAEKNHLQFTGLEFLTGAGYFRDTVMYYGFYTNTENQHGSSGTSYNMQLAYIFTVGACLVVCFFSLLFSMARYFRNNFINPHIYSRGIAKLIFCWDFTVTHKSAVKLKQKNLSTEIRENLSEIRQENVKLTLNQQLIRFSAHLAAWVVSTGVTIACCVAVYYLAEKNTEFLANDRPPGAVLLLPFVVSCINLVMPHFYSMFRLVERYEMPRHEVYSLLIRNILLKLSIVGILCYYWINIVALAGEECWETLIGQEIYRLLLMDFVFSLTDSLLGEFLRRIIGLRLITSLGRQEFDIARNVLELIYSQTLVWIGIFFCPLLPFIQMMTLFIMFYVKNISLMMNFQPLSKAWRASQMMTVFIFLLFFPSFTGALCTLAITIWRLTPSADCGPFRGLPFFIESIYRWIDTLSQSRSYLWVVWIYQNLVSSVHFFFILTLIVLIITYLYWQITEGRKIMIRLLHEQIINEGKDKMFLIEKLIKLQDMEKRASPTLFTPDTRDVEQSGPLRVREHDAARDLRFRRSVQEDNPKA, from the exons ATGCTGTCTAGTGACCAAGTGAATGAAATCATCGTTGAGGTTGAGAATGTCCCATCTGGGGTCCAAAGCCATCGATCTTCAAGTCAGATTGTTCCAGAAAAGACACTGGCGAACTCAAGCTTTAGTTTGGTCTCCTCCATTTCTGACATTGATGTGACAGACTCTCAGATTTTCAGCAATTGGAATGACAAAAAGGGCAAGCAGTTCTTACGGTTTTCAACACCTGTGAATGAGTCGTTTTCCCAGACCCTTCATAGCTCAGAAAGCACAGGCTTAGACACCCCTTGTACTTCACATGAGAACATCCAAG gacAAAAGTTAATCGCATCTCTGATACCCATGACATTTAGAGACAGAATTAAAGCCATCAGGAATCAACCAAGGACcatggaagagaaaaggaacCTTAG GAAAATGGTTGACAAAGAGAAAAGTAAGCAGCCCCGTCGTATCCTGGAGTTCAACGGCTGTGCTCAGTGTCTGAATTCCATTTCATTG GCACACCGGAGATCCAAGAACAGTCTGTCGGAACTGTTCAATTCCATCAGCCTGTGGCAGAAGACGCTCAAGGTCATCGGAGGCAAGTTCGGCACCAGCGTCCTCTCCTATTTCAACTTTCTGAGGTGGCTTTTGAAATTCAACATTTTCTTGTTCATTGTGACCTTCAGCTTCATCATAATCCCTCAGTTAACCATGGCCGAGAAGAACCACCTCCAATTCACTGGACTGGAATTTTTAACTGGGGCT GGTTATTTTAGGGACACAGTGATGTACTACGGCTTTTACACCAATACTGAAAACCAGCATGGGAGTAGTGGGACCTCCTACAACATGCAGTTGGCCTACATCTTCACAGTCGGAGCATGCTTGGTTGTCTGCTTTTTCAGTTTGCTCTTCAG CATGGCCAGGTATTTCCGGAACAACTTCATTAACCCACACATTTACTCCAGAGGGATTGCTAAACTCATCTTTTGCTGGGATTTCACTGTCACTCATAAGAGCGCTGTGAAGCTGAAACAGAAGAATCTAAGCACTGAGATAAGG GAGAACCTGTCAGAAATCCGTCAGGAGAATGTCAAGTTAACACTCAATCAGCAGTTGATTCGCTTCTCTGCCCACCTGGCAGCCTGGGTTGTCTCTACTGGAGTGACCATTGCCTGCTGTGTAGCCGTTTATTACCTGGCTGAGAAGAACACAGAG TTCCTGGCGAACGACAGGCCCCCCGGGGCGGTACTGTTACTGCCTTTCGTTGTGTCCTGCATCAACCTGGTCATGCCTCACTTCTACTCCATGTTCAGGCTGGTGGAGCGCTATGAGATGCCAAGGCACGAAGTCTACAGCCTCCTGATCCG AAACATCCTTCTGAAATTATCAATCGTTGGAATTCTTTGTTACTATTGGATCAACATTGTGGCCCTGGCTGGTGAAGAG TGTTGGGAAACCCTCATTGGCCAAGAAATCTACCGGCTCCTTCTCATGGATTTTGTGTTCTCTTTAACTGATTCCCTCCTGGGGGAGTTCCTGAGGAG AATCATTGGACTACGGCTTATCACGAGTCTTGGCCGACAGGAGTTTGACATTGCCAGGAATGTCCTAGAACTGATCTACTCACAGACTCTGGTGTG GATTGGAATCTTCTTCTGCCCTCTGCTGCCCTTTATCCAAATGATGACTCTTTTCATCATGTTTTACGTCAAAAAT ATCAGCCTGATGATGAATTTCCAGCCTCTGAGCAAAGCCTGGCGGGCCTCACAGATGATGACTGTCTTCAtctttttgctgtttttcccGTCCTTCACCGGGGCCCTGTGCACCCTGGCCATCACCATCTGGAG ATTGACACCTTCAGCTGACTGTGGCCCGTTTCGAGGTCTGCCCTTCTTCATTGAGTCCATCTACAGGTGGATTGACACCCTGAGTCAAAGTCGCAGCTACCTGTGGGTCGTTTGGATCTACCAGAACCTTGTCAGCAGCGTGCACTTCTTCTTCATCCTCACCCTCATTGTATT aaTCATCACTTACCTTTACTGGCAGATCACAGAGGGAAGGAAGATTATGATCAGACTGCTCCATGAACAGATCATTAAC GAGGGCAAAGACAAAATGTTCCTGATAGAAAAGCTGATCAAGCTGCAGGATATGGAGAAGAGAGCAAGCCCCACCTTGTTTACGCCAGACACGAGAGACGTGGAG caATCTGGTCCTCTGCGTGTCAGAGAGCATGATGCTGCTCGAG ACCTGCGATTTAGGCGATCGGTTCAAGAAGATAATCCAAAGGCCTGA